The DNA sequence CGAGCTGGGGCAGTTCTTCGCGCCGATCCTGGCGGTGCGCGAGGAGGCGGAGGCTCCGGCGGTCTGAGGCTCCGGCGGTCCGAGTCGCGGCCGGCTCAGCGCAGCTCGCCGGCCACGACCGCGGCCGCCTGGCCGAGCCGTTCGCCGATCGCGGCGACATCCCGCCCGTTCGCGACGTACACGACCGCGAGCGCGGCGAGCGGCTGGCCGTGCACGACGAGCGGCACCGCCACCGACGCCAGGCCGGGGATGACCTCGTCGTGGGAGGTCGCGAAGCCGCGTCCGCGGGCCTGAAGCGCCTCGTCGCGCGGGTGGCCGTCGGGCAGCTCCGCCCATTGCGGCTCGCTGAGCACCGACTGGAGGGCGATGCCCGGCGCGCCGGTGGTGATCGGGTGCCGCGTCCCCGGCCGCTGGGCGACGGCGGCGTGCGCGTGCGACGGTTCGATGCTGACCAGGGTGACGACCTCCCCGCGGTCGAGGACGGCGAGGAAGGCGGTCATGCCGAGCTCGTTGGCCACGGCGCCGAGCTCCGGGACGGCGGCGGACTGGAGGTCGCGCGAGACGGCGCGCGCGAGGGTCGCCATGCGCGGCCCGAGCAGCGCGGCCCCGGCCGGGTTGCGGACGACGAGGCCGTGGTCCTCGAGCGTGCGGAGGATCCGGTAGACGATCGAGCGGTGCACGCCGAGGGCGGCGGCGAGCTCGGCGATGGTGAGCGGGCGGTCGGCGTCGGCCAGCGCCTCCAGGACGCGGATGCCGCGGGAGAGCGTCTGCGAGTGCGGGGCCGGGGCGCCGGGCGCACTCGGTGAGTCCGATGCGTCCGGTGCGCCCGCGTCCTCAGGTGTGCTCTCCATGCGCCCATTCTTTCGCATCGTGCGGGTCGG is a window from the Leifsonia shinshuensis genome containing:
- a CDS encoding IclR family transcriptional regulator; its protein translation is MESTPEDAGAPDASDSPSAPGAPAPHSQTLSRGIRVLEALADADRPLTIAELAAALGVHRSIVYRILRTLEDHGLVVRNPAGAALLGPRMATLARAVSRDLQSAAVPELGAVANELGMTAFLAVLDRGEVVTLVSIEPSHAHAAVAQRPGTRHPITTGAPGIALQSVLSEPQWAELPDGHPRDEALQARGRGFATSHDEVIPGLASVAVPLVVHGQPLAALAVVYVANGRDVAAIGERLGQAAAVVAGELR